The following are encoded in a window of Flavobacterium cupriresistens genomic DNA:
- a CDS encoding YpdA family putative bacillithiol disulfide reductase encodes MTEQYDLIIVGGGPIGLACAIEAQKKNLSYLIIEKGAIVNSIFNYPLYMTFFSTAERLEIGGIPFNCLPPKPGRQEALEYYRNIHRYFNFSIHLFERVTEIIKEGVESFKVSTDKKVYQSKNVIIATGFYDIPIKMEVKGEELPKVRHYYKEAHEYAFRNILVVGANNSSVDAALECWRKGANVTMVIRKNEINNRVKYWAKPDIENRISEGSIKACFESNITEIKENTVEIETPNGKVTIENDFVLALTGYKPDLAFLRNAGIQLSEDALKTPTYNPETMETNVKGLFLAGVVCGGMHTHKWFIENSRVHANLIIDSITAK; translated from the coding sequence ATGACAGAACAATACGATTTGATCATTGTGGGAGGCGGTCCGATTGGTCTGGCCTGTGCTATAGAAGCCCAGAAGAAGAATTTGAGTTATTTAATCATTGAAAAAGGAGCAATTGTAAATAGTATTTTTAACTATCCTTTGTACATGACTTTTTTTTCGACAGCAGAAAGGTTGGAAATAGGGGGTATTCCATTTAACTGTCTGCCACCAAAACCGGGTCGTCAGGAGGCTTTGGAATACTATCGAAATATTCACCGCTATTTTAATTTTTCAATTCATTTATTTGAAAGAGTTACTGAAATAATAAAAGAGGGTGTTGAATCATTTAAAGTTAGCACAGATAAAAAAGTATATCAATCAAAAAACGTCATTATTGCAACCGGATTTTATGACATTCCGATTAAAATGGAGGTAAAAGGGGAAGAGTTGCCCAAAGTTCGTCATTATTATAAAGAGGCACATGAATATGCTTTTAGAAATATTCTAGTAGTCGGTGCGAATAACTCTTCTGTTGATGCGGCTTTGGAATGTTGGAGAAAAGGAGCCAATGTAACAATGGTAATTCGTAAAAACGAGATCAACAATCGCGTGAAATATTGGGCAAAACCTGATATCGAAAACCGTATCAGCGAAGGAAGTATTAAAGCTTGTTTTGAATCGAATATTACCGAAATTAAAGAGAATACGGTTGAAATTGAAACTCCAAACGGAAAAGTAACTATCGAAAATGATTTTGTTTTAGCGTTAACGGGTTACAAACCGGATTTGGCTTTTTTGCGAAATGCAGGCATTCAACTGTCAGAAGATGCATTAAAAACACCAACTTACAATCCGGAAACAATGGAAACAAATGTAAAAGGATTGTTTCTGGCCGGAGTGGTTTGTGGAGGGATGCATACACACAAATGGTTTATTGAGAATTCCAGAGTTCATGCCAATCTGATAATTGATTCTATTACTGCGAAGTAA
- a CDS encoding CYTH domain-containing protein, translating to MIEIERKFLVKSDDFKEQAFTQNKIAQGYLSSIPERTVRVRIKGQRGFITIKGIGHQGGMSRFEWENEIPIDEAEELLKLCEKGKIEKTRFEIKAGDHVFEVDEFYGDNEGLVMAEIELQSETDSFEKPEWLGEEVTNDPRYYNAYLSKNPFKTWEK from the coding sequence ATGATTGAAATCGAAAGAAAGTTTCTTGTAAAATCGGATGATTTTAAAGAACAGGCTTTTACTCAAAATAAAATTGCTCAGGGATACTTAAGTTCAATCCCGGAAAGAACAGTTCGCGTTAGGATTAAAGGTCAAAGGGGATTTATTACCATTAAAGGGATTGGTCATCAAGGCGGAATGTCCCGTTTTGAATGGGAAAATGAAATTCCAATTGATGAAGCAGAGGAGTTACTCAAACTTTGTGAAAAAGGCAAAATTGAGAAAACCCGCTTTGAAATAAAAGCGGGAGATCATGTTTTTGAAGTGGATGAATTTTATGGTGATAATGAAGGTTTGGTAATGGCCGAAATTGAATTACAATCAGAGACAGACTCTTTTGAAAAACCGGAATGGCTGGGTGAGGAAGTGACTAATGATCCAAGATATTATAACGCGTATCTGAGTAAAAACCCTTTTAAAACTTGGGAAAAGTAA